One segment of Bacteroidales bacterium DNA contains the following:
- the gldF gene encoding gliding motility-associated ABC transporter permease subunit GldF, giving the protein MLTLLKKEISSFLSSLIGYIVITVFLLINGLFLWVFQGDFNILDFGYASLDGLFMISPFVFLFLIPAITMRLFAEEKRTGTMELLLTKPLTEFEIVMAKFLSGLILVIFSLLPTLVYFFSVYQLGLPKGNIDMGGMWGSYTGLLFLGASFVAIGMFASTLTDNQIVSFIIAVFLCGFLYVGFDFIYSFDLFGKVDLLIKSLGINDHYQSMSRGVLDTRDMIYFLGIISFFILLSKYSIERRKW; this is encoded by the coding sequence ATGCTAACCCTTCTAAAAAAAGAAATATCCTCCTTTTTAAGTTCGTTAATCGGGTACATCGTGATTACGGTGTTTTTGCTTATTAATGGATTATTCCTGTGGGTTTTCCAGGGCGACTTTAATATCCTTGATTTCGGCTATGCCAGTCTTGACGGGCTTTTTATGATTTCGCCTTTTGTTTTCCTGTTTCTCATCCCGGCCATCACCATGCGATTGTTTGCAGAGGAGAAGAGGACCGGGACCATGGAGCTGCTCCTCACCAAACCTTTGACTGAATTTGAGATCGTCATGGCTAAATTCCTTTCGGGACTTATCCTTGTGATCTTTTCGCTGTTGCCCACCCTGGTTTATTTCTTCTCAGTTTACCAGCTTGGCCTGCCTAAAGGCAACATCGATATGGGGGGGATGTGGGGTTCTTATACAGGACTGCTTTTCCTGGGTGCTTCCTTTGTGGCTATCGGGATGTTCGCCTCCACACTTACCGACAACCAGATTGTATCCTTTATCATTGCTGTTTTTCTTTGTGGATTTCTATATGTAGGATTTGATTTCATCTATTCTTTTGATCTTTTTGGAAAGGTTGACCTGCTGATCAAATCACTCGGCATTAATGACCATTATCAATCGATGAGCCGGGGTGTCCTTGATACCAGGGATATGATTTATTTCCTTGGCATCATTTCATTTTTTATCCTGTTATCAAAATATTCCATCGAACGGAGGAAATGGTAG